The Aurantiacibacter gangjinensis genome includes a region encoding these proteins:
- the tpiA gene encoding triose-phosphate isomerase yields MSERPYIVGNWKMHGTRAMLAEARAIDRAAERLIKVEVALAPPFTLIHACRKEATLIGIGAQDVHPADGGAHTGDVSAAMAKDAGAGFAIVGHSERRADHKESNALVKQKAEAAIEAGMNVIVCVGETEDQRDEGKAEDVVARQLAGSVPTGEELAEKITVAYEPVWAIGTGRTPTVDDIGTMHRHIRGKLVDMFGEAGEAMRILYGGSVKPDNAAELLAADEVGGALVGGASLTAESFLGIIVAAAETEDD; encoded by the coding sequence ATGTCCGAACGCCCTTACATTGTCGGCAACTGGAAAATGCACGGGACGCGCGCCATGCTCGCCGAAGCGCGCGCGATCGACCGCGCGGCCGAACGGCTGATCAAGGTCGAAGTCGCGCTCGCTCCGCCATTCACGCTGATCCATGCCTGCCGCAAGGAAGCGACGTTGATCGGTATCGGTGCGCAGGATGTGCACCCCGCCGATGGCGGCGCGCATACCGGCGATGTGTCGGCAGCCATGGCGAAGGACGCGGGCGCGGGATTTGCCATCGTCGGCCATTCCGAGCGGCGCGCCGACCACAAGGAGTCGAACGCCCTCGTCAAGCAGAAGGCCGAGGCCGCTATCGAGGCAGGCATGAACGTCATCGTCTGCGTCGGCGAGACCGAGGACCAGCGCGACGAAGGCAAGGCTGAAGATGTCGTCGCTCGCCAGCTCGCAGGCTCGGTGCCTACGGGCGAAGAACTGGCCGAGAAGATCACCGTCGCGTATGAACCCGTCTGGGCCATCGGCACCGGCCGCACGCCCACGGTGGACGATATCGGCACCATGCACCGCCATATCCGCGGCAAGCTGGTCGACATGTTTGGCGAGGCGGGCGAGGCTATGCGCATCCTCTATGGCGGATCGGTGAAGCCCGACAATGCGGCCGAATTGCTGGCAGCCGACGAAGTGGGCGGCGCGCTGGTCGGCGGGGCCAGCCTGACGGCGGAGAGCTTCCTCGGCATCATCGTCGCCGCTGCGGAGACCGAGGACGACTAA
- a CDS encoding SurA N-terminal domain-containing protein: MISFFRNFFNSKLGIPVTLAFLALIAFAFAAADIGGSGTFGGVAGGSRVAVIGDRDISTSDLAINTDSAARMARQQDPTLSTEAFVEQGGLDDVLDQLVSRYSIAEFAHQMGLRVSNALVDSEIRTIPGFQGLDGSFDINAFRAVIRERGLTEAIVRDDLSMGLYARQLVLPVTYGAALPDSIARRYAELSAETRIGSAAALPASLFLPDSGPTAEQLQTYYSANRARYIRPERRTLRYALFNADAVDIAPVTDAQIARRYQRDATVYAATETRSFTQLVVPTEAAAQAVIDEVNAGTSLADSARSKGLDTVTLTDLERSDLQAQTNAAVAEAAFDVRAGDIVGPVRGSLGFYVLQVDNVRQVSGRTLDQASDDIRSEIEQERRNLALQELTEQLENDFADGTSLSEAAAALGLDVATSPQVTAAGNVYETGAAVSDELAPVIGFAFQLQEGDTQLAEIVPGEQFLLFEVGEITSSAAAPLAEIREQVTLQWRRDRGMAAAGRAAARITERVENGESLAAALAAEDVPASNLNPLSLNRAELFQQGQLSRASILFFSMAEGTTKRVEVDDANTWFVVQLDEIQTPELAEDDPAIARTQAQLAQTLGQEYVEQFIAAMQASLDVDINDDAVQAVRDQLTSAGQQ; the protein is encoded by the coding sequence ATGATCTCCTTCTTCCGCAATTTCTTCAATTCCAAGCTCGGCATCCCCGTAACGCTGGCATTCCTGGCGCTGATCGCCTTCGCTTTTGCCGCTGCAGACATCGGCGGATCTGGCACGTTCGGCGGCGTGGCCGGAGGCAGCAGGGTCGCAGTGATCGGCGATCGCGACATCTCCACATCGGACCTTGCCATCAATACGGACAGCGCTGCGCGCATGGCCCGCCAGCAGGATCCGACGCTTTCAACGGAAGCCTTCGTAGAGCAAGGCGGGCTTGACGATGTGCTCGACCAGCTGGTCAGCCGCTATTCCATTGCCGAATTCGCGCACCAGATGGGCCTGCGTGTCAGCAACGCGCTGGTGGATAGCGAAATCCGCACAATTCCGGGCTTTCAGGGGCTGGACGGCAGTTTCGATATCAACGCCTTTCGCGCCGTCATCCGTGAGCGCGGCCTGACCGAAGCCATCGTGCGCGACGACCTTTCCATGGGTCTTTACGCCCGCCAGCTGGTGCTGCCTGTCACTTACGGTGCGGCCCTGCCCGACAGTATTGCGCGCCGCTACGCCGAACTCAGCGCCGAAACGCGCATCGGCAGCGCCGCCGCCCTGCCTGCCAGCCTTTTCCTGCCCGATAGCGGTCCCACAGCGGAGCAATTGCAGACCTACTACTCCGCCAACCGTGCGCGTTACATCCGGCCCGAGCGACGTACCTTGCGCTATGCTCTGTTCAATGCCGATGCCGTCGATATCGCACCGGTGACGGATGCGCAGATCGCTCGCCGCTATCAGCGCGACGCGACGGTCTATGCGGCGACCGAAACGCGCAGCTTCACCCAGCTCGTCGTTCCCACCGAAGCGGCAGCACAAGCCGTGATCGACGAAGTGAATGCCGGCACATCGCTCGCCGATTCTGCCCGCTCGAAGGGTCTGGATACGGTGACGCTCACCGATCTCGAACGGTCCGACCTGCAGGCGCAAACGAATGCCGCCGTTGCCGAAGCCGCCTTCGATGTGCGCGCCGGCGACATTGTCGGGCCGGTGCGTGGCAGTCTCGGCTTCTACGTCTTGCAGGTCGACAACGTCCGCCAGGTCAGTGGCCGCACGCTCGACCAGGCAAGCGACGACATCCGTTCCGAAATCGAGCAAGAGCGCCGCAACCTTGCTTTGCAGGAATTGACCGAGCAGCTGGAAAACGACTTCGCCGACGGTACCAGCCTCTCCGAAGCTGCGGCAGCGCTGGGGCTGGATGTGGCGACTTCGCCGCAGGTGACGGCAGCCGGCAATGTCTATGAAACCGGGGCCGCCGTTTCGGACGAGCTTGCGCCTGTCATCGGGTTCGCCTTCCAGTTACAGGAAGGCGATACCCAGCTGGCCGAGATCGTACCGGGCGAGCAATTCCTGTTGTTCGAAGTGGGCGAGATCACATCCAGTGCCGCCGCGCCGCTCGCCGAGATCCGGGAACAGGTTACGCTGCAATGGCGACGCGACCGAGGCATGGCCGCAGCCGGCCGCGCTGCGGCGCGCATCACGGAGCGGGTGGAAAACGGCGAAAGCCTTGCCGCTGCGCTCGCTGCCGAGGATGTGCCAGCCAGCAACCTTAATCCGCTTAGCCTCAACAGGGCGGAGCTGTTCCAGCAGGGCCAGCTTTCACGCGCCAGCATCCTGTTCTTCTCCATGGCCGAAGGCACGACAAAGCGTGTGGAGGTAGACGATGCCAACACGTGGTTCGTGGTGCAGCTGGACGAGATCCAGACGCCCGAGTTGGCTGAAGACGATCCGGCTATCGCCCGCACGCAGGCGCAGCTCGCGCAGACGCTGGGTCAGGAATATGTCGAGCAATTCATTGCGGCGATGCAGGCCTCGCTCGATGTAGATATCAATGACGATGCCGTGCAGGCCGTGCGCGACCAGCTGACCAGCGCCGGCCAGCAATAG
- the trpE gene encoding anthranilate synthase component I — translation MAAAPHHADAAQRALSEGRNTLVWRRVVADTETPIGAALKLIEPGRGDFLLESVEGGETRGRYSLLGLDPDLLFRATGAQAQINREWRHDRGAFEVLDGDAMAELRALAQSCLIDVPEGLPPALACLVGYFGYETIGLVEKLPRAPRSALEVPDMLFARPALVLVFDRLTDDLFCIAPLWADNGEPSAKVARAGERIDEALRKLGEKVPAPAKQAELPAMELTPVLAAADYAAMVARAKDYITAGDIFQVVLAQRFTCPFQQPPLDLYRALRRVNPSPFLYFLDLPGFAVVGSSPEILVRVRDGEVTIRPIAGTRPRGATDSEDRANEVSLLADPKECAEHLMLLDLGRNDVGRVAAADSVHVTDSFTIERYSHVMHIVSNVVGQLADDKDALDALFAGFPAGTVSGAPKIRACEIIAELEPETRGAYAGGVGYFAPDGSVDSCIVLRTAVVKDDVMHVQAGAGIVADSDPASEAAECRHKAGALIAAAREAMTIATEPGFGQ, via the coding sequence GTGGCAGCCGCTCCGCACCATGCCGATGCCGCGCAGCGCGCGCTATCGGAAGGCCGCAACACGCTGGTGTGGCGGCGCGTGGTGGCGGATACGGAAACGCCCATCGGCGCCGCGCTCAAGCTGATCGAGCCGGGGCGCGGCGATTTCCTGCTGGAATCGGTCGAGGGCGGAGAAACGCGCGGGCGCTACAGCCTGCTCGGCCTCGATCCCGACCTGCTGTTTCGCGCAACCGGGGCGCAGGCGCAGATCAATCGCGAGTGGCGGCACGATCGCGGAGCCTTCGAGGTGCTGGATGGCGATGCTATGGCAGAGCTGCGCGCTCTGGCTCAGTCCTGCCTGATCGACGTGCCCGAAGGCCTGCCCCCTGCCCTCGCCTGCCTGGTGGGCTATTTCGGCTACGAGACTATCGGACTGGTCGAGAAGCTGCCCCGCGCCCCGCGAAGCGCGCTGGAAGTGCCGGACATGCTGTTTGCGCGGCCTGCGCTGGTGCTGGTGTTCGACCGGCTGACGGACGATCTGTTTTGCATCGCGCCGCTTTGGGCGGATAATGGCGAACCGTCGGCGAAGGTAGCCCGAGCCGGAGAGCGGATCGATGAGGCGCTGAGGAAGCTGGGCGAGAAAGTGCCTGCTCCGGCAAAGCAAGCGGAGCTTCCTGCAATGGAGCTGACGCCGGTTCTTGCCGCAGCGGACTATGCCGCGATGGTCGCCCGCGCGAAGGATTACATTACTGCGGGCGATATCTTCCAGGTGGTGCTGGCACAGCGCTTCACCTGCCCCTTCCAGCAACCCCCGCTGGACCTCTACCGCGCGCTGCGCCGGGTGAACCCTTCGCCTTTCCTCTATTTCCTCGACCTGCCCGGCTTTGCCGTCGTCGGTTCCTCTCCCGAAATCCTCGTGCGCGTGCGTGATGGCGAAGTGACCATTCGCCCGATTGCCGGCACGCGCCCGCGCGGTGCGACCGATAGCGAAGATCGCGCGAACGAGGTGAGCCTGCTCGCCGACCCGAAGGAATGTGCAGAGCATCTGATGTTGCTCGATCTCGGCCGCAACGATGTGGGCCGCGTTGCGGCTGCTGACAGTGTGCATGTGACCGACAGCTTCACTATCGAGCGCTACAGCCATGTGATGCACATCGTCAGCAATGTCGTGGGCCAGCTGGCGGACGACAAGGATGCGCTCGACGCGCTCTTCGCGGGATTTCCGGCAGGCACCGTCAGCGGCGCGCCGAAGATTCGCGCTTGCGAAATCATCGCCGAACTGGAGCCCGAAACGCGTGGCGCCTATGCGGGCGGCGTCGGCTACTTCGCACCGGACGGTTCGGTCGATAGCTGCATCGTGTTGCGCACCGCCGTCGTGAAGGACGATGTGATGCATGTGCAGGCGGGTGCGGGCATTGTCGCTGATAGCGACCCGGCGTCCGAAGCCGCCGAATGCCGCCACAAGGCAGGCGCGCTGATCGCAGCCGCACGCGAAGCCATGACTATCGCTACCGAGCCGGGGTTCGGGCAGTGA
- a CDS encoding phosphodiester glycosidase family protein, giving the protein MIRALALSAVILLAACTVRTDEAEPVQRVSICEPIVFEDTPFTHCTAEPGRHAVTMDLAPEDGGAPYRSLDAYSDAVGEDAARIALVMNGGMYDADGRPIGYYVEDGRRLALLNENEGPGNFHLLPNGVFYGESEDGPWRVMETARFGEEVEDRPAFATQSGPMLVIDGDLHPDFDPDGESRKTRNAVGVDDAGRAHFLVSEAPVSFGKLARLYRDVLRVDNALFLDGTVSQIWDPASGRLDRGPDIGPLIVVTETTEEETTSEDAE; this is encoded by the coding sequence GTGATCCGCGCCCTTGCTCTCTCTGCCGTCATACTGCTGGCCGCCTGCACCGTCCGCACGGATGAGGCAGAGCCGGTGCAACGAGTGTCGATTTGCGAACCGATCGTGTTCGAGGATACGCCCTTCACCCACTGCACCGCCGAACCGGGCCGGCATGCTGTGACCATGGACCTCGCGCCTGAGGATGGCGGCGCGCCTTATCGCTCGCTGGACGCCTATAGCGATGCTGTGGGCGAGGATGCGGCACGGATCGCGCTGGTGATGAATGGCGGGATGTATGACGCGGATGGTCGGCCGATCGGCTACTATGTCGAGGATGGTCGCCGTCTCGCATTACTCAACGAGAATGAAGGGCCGGGCAATTTCCACCTACTGCCCAATGGCGTGTTCTATGGCGAGAGCGAGGACGGCCCGTGGCGCGTGATGGAAACCGCGCGCTTTGGCGAGGAGGTGGAGGACCGCCCTGCCTTTGCCACCCAGTCCGGCCCCATGCTGGTAATCGATGGCGACCTGCATCCCGATTTCGACCCCGATGGGGAAAGCCGGAAGACCCGCAACGCCGTCGGCGTGGACGATGCGGGCCGCGCGCATTTCCTTGTCAGCGAGGCGCCGGTCAGCTTCGGCAAGCTCGCGCGGCTCTATCGCGATGTGCTGCGCGTCGATAACGCGCTGTTTCTCGACGGCACCGTCTCGCAGATCTGGGATCCTGCCAGCGGACGTCTCGACCGCGGACCGGACATCGGGCCGCTGATCGTGGTGACGGAAACAACAGAAGAAGAAACGACAAGTGAGGATGCCGAATGA
- the pip gene encoding prolyl aminopeptidase: MSDYRGLYPQLEPFDSGMLDVGEGHSLYWERVGTKGAKPAVMLHGGPGGGVSPAHRGQWDPELYDVLLFDQRGCGRSLPFAEIENNDTWRIVADMEKLREMCGFDTWQVFGGSWGATLALAYAQTHPERVSELVLRGVFLGRQKEKDWLYRHGASQIMAEQWGNFSGLIPESERDDLVRAYYNRLTSDDEATRLAAAKEWSLWEGCVATLLPNDELMDSFADPAKAVPFARICAKFFLEDFFLEPNQLLANVEKLHGIPGIIVQGRHDICCPPVSAYELKKAWPEVDLRIVHDAGHSAGEPGIIDGLVRATDEFAGKAS, encoded by the coding sequence ATGAGTGACTATCGCGGGCTGTATCCGCAGCTGGAGCCGTTCGACAGCGGCATGCTCGATGTGGGCGAAGGGCACTCGCTTTACTGGGAGCGGGTCGGCACGAAAGGCGCCAAGCCCGCCGTCATGCTGCATGGCGGCCCGGGTGGCGGCGTGAGCCCCGCCCATCGCGGCCAATGGGATCCCGAACTCTACGATGTCCTGCTGTTCGACCAGCGCGGCTGCGGCCGCTCGCTGCCCTTCGCGGAAATCGAGAACAACGACACCTGGCGCATCGTTGCCGATATGGAGAAGCTGCGGGAGATGTGCGGCTTCGATACATGGCAGGTCTTCGGCGGCAGCTGGGGCGCGACACTCGCCCTCGCCTATGCGCAGACGCATCCCGAGCGGGTGAGCGAGCTGGTGCTGCGCGGCGTTTTCCTCGGGCGGCAGAAGGAAAAGGACTGGCTTTACCGCCACGGTGCCAGCCAGATCATGGCCGAACAGTGGGGTAATTTCAGCGGCCTCATCCCGGAAAGCGAGCGCGACGACCTCGTGCGCGCCTATTACAACCGGCTCACCAGCGATGACGAGGCCACGCGCCTTGCCGCCGCCAAGGAGTGGTCGCTGTGGGAAGGCTGTGTTGCCACGCTGCTGCCCAATGACGAACTGATGGATAGCTTCGCCGATCCGGCCAAGGCCGTTCCGTTCGCGCGCATTTGCGCCAAGTTCTTCCTAGAAGACTTCTTCCTGGAACCGAACCAGCTGCTGGCCAATGTCGAGAAGCTGCACGGCATTCCCGGCATCATCGTGCAGGGCCGCCACGACATCTGCTGTCCGCCCGTCTCGGCATACGAGCTGAAAAAGGCGTGGCCAGAGGTCGATCTGCGGATCGTCCACGATGCGGGCCACAGCGCAGGCGAGCCGGGCATCATAGACGGACTTGTCCGCGCGACAGACGAATTTGCAGGCAAAGCGTCTTGA
- a CDS encoding anthranilate synthase component II codes for MTAAPDILVIDNYDSFTFNLVHYLMQLGAKVEVVRHDELTADEAMAKGAKGILISPGPCTPNEAGISLAIVAACADTKTPLLGVCLGHQAIGQYFGGRVTRGGLMHGKTSAVEHDGTGVFAGLPSPYTATRYHSLIVEDIPDYLLVNATSTTPGADAAAVMGFRHAELPIHGVQFHPESIATEHGHALLANFCALCGIPAKVPA; via the coding sequence ATGACCGCCGCGCCCGACATCCTCGTCATAGACAATTACGACAGCTTCACCTTCAATCTCGTCCACTACCTGATGCAGCTGGGCGCGAAGGTCGAGGTGGTGCGGCATGACGAGCTGACTGCCGATGAAGCCATGGCAAAAGGCGCGAAGGGCATCCTGATCTCGCCCGGCCCCTGCACGCCGAACGAGGCAGGCATCAGCCTCGCCATCGTGGCGGCCTGTGCCGATACCAAGACACCGCTGCTGGGCGTGTGCCTCGGCCATCAGGCCATCGGCCAGTATTTCGGCGGGCGCGTCACGCGTGGCGGGCTTATGCATGGCAAGACGAGCGCGGTGGAGCACGACGGCACCGGTGTTTTCGCCGGCCTGCCGTCCCCCTACACCGCCACGCGCTATCACTCGCTGATCGTGGAAGACATTCCCGATTACCTGCTCGTCAACGCCACCAGCACCACGCCCGGGGCGGACGCCGCGGCGGTGATGGGTTTTCGTCACGCAGAGCTGCCCATTCACGGCGTGCAATTTCATCCCGAAAGCATCGCGACCGAGCACGGCCATGCGCTGCTTGCCAATTTCTGTGCCCTGTGCGGCATCCCGGCAAAGGTGCCGGCATGA
- the trpD gene encoding anthranilate phosphoribosyltransferase, with amino-acid sequence MSVLPPATAPLTEAEAYAAFADMLDGKPDEEEIASFLSDMTDRGERADEIAGAARAMRERLIPIEAPEGAIDVCGTGGDGHHTLNVSTAVSLVVAACGVPVAKHGNRAASSKAGAADTLEALGLDMDAAGRTAEHTLREIGICFLFAKNHHPAMARIQPIRQKLGKRTIFNLMGPLSNPARVRRQLIGIARPAYVPIYADAMSRLGTERTFIVSGDEGLDELSLDEGNEVADVQGRDVTMKRVRAEDAGLPHAPVEAIRGGDPAHNARALEALLMGAPGPYRDAVVFNAAGSLLVAGEVDSWQDGAEEAAEALDKGLAKQLLDCWIAAAK; translated from the coding sequence ATGAGCGTGCTCCCCCCGGCCACCGCCCCGCTGACCGAAGCGGAAGCCTATGCAGCATTCGCCGATATGCTCGACGGCAAACCGGACGAGGAGGAGATCGCCTCATTCCTCTCCGACATGACCGATCGCGGCGAGCGGGCCGACGAGATTGCCGGAGCCGCGCGCGCCATGCGAGAACGGCTGATCCCCATCGAAGCGCCCGAAGGGGCCATCGACGTGTGCGGCACGGGCGGCGACGGGCATCACACGCTGAACGTCTCCACCGCCGTTTCGCTGGTCGTCGCAGCTTGCGGCGTGCCTGTGGCAAAGCACGGCAATCGCGCCGCCAGCAGCAAGGCCGGTGCTGCCGACACGCTGGAAGCGCTGGGCCTCGACATGGATGCCGCCGGTCGCACGGCAGAGCATACGCTGCGCGAGATCGGCATCTGCTTCCTGTTCGCCAAGAACCACCATCCGGCGATGGCGCGCATTCAGCCCATTCGGCAAAAGCTGGGCAAGCGCACGATTTTCAACCTGATGGGTCCGCTGTCCAACCCCGCACGTGTGCGCCGCCAGCTGATCGGTATCGCCCGGCCCGCCTATGTGCCGATCTACGCCGATGCCATGTCGCGCCTGGGCACGGAACGAACCTTCATCGTCTCGGGCGACGAGGGTCTCGACGAGCTGAGTCTCGACGAAGGAAACGAGGTCGCCGACGTGCAAGGGCGCGATGTCACCATGAAGCGCGTCCGCGCAGAAGACGCCGGCTTGCCCCATGCCCCGGTCGAGGCCATTCGCGGCGGCGATCCGGCGCACAACGCCCGCGCGCTGGAAGCGTTACTGATGGGCGCACCCGGCCCCTATCGCGATGCGGTGGTGTTCAACGCGGCAGGTTCGCTGCTGGTCGCGGGAGAAGTCGATAGCTGGCAGGATGGCGCGGAAGAAGCGGCAGAAGCACTGGATAAGGGGCTGGCGAAGCAATTGCTCGATTGCTGGATCGCGGCGGCGAAGTAG
- the trpC gene encoding indole-3-glycerol phosphate synthase TrpC, translating to MNKLEEICATKREEVRIRKGGKTLSDLDRIAADVSAPRGFEKALRDKAETGFALIAEIKKASPSKGLIRADFRPRQHAMDYAQGGAACLSVLTDQPYFQGHEDYLIDARASCALPVLRKDFMVDPWQVAESRAIGADAILIIVAALEDTLMQEIEAAAVERGMDVLVEVHDEAELERAATDLASRLIGVNNRDLRTFTTDLATTERLAPLAPEGTLLVGESGINSHADCERLARCDVRTFLVGESLMRQDDVEAATRTLLHG from the coding sequence TTGAATAAGCTCGAAGAAATATGCGCCACCAAGCGCGAGGAAGTCCGCATCCGCAAGGGCGGCAAGACGCTGTCCGACCTCGATCGGATCGCAGCCGATGTCAGCGCGCCGCGGGGCTTCGAGAAGGCATTGCGCGACAAAGCCGAAACCGGTTTCGCACTGATTGCCGAAATCAAGAAAGCCAGTCCCTCCAAGGGTCTGATCCGCGCCGATTTCCGCCCGCGCCAGCACGCCATGGACTATGCGCAAGGCGGCGCAGCGTGCCTCTCCGTGCTGACGGACCAGCCCTACTTTCAGGGTCACGAAGATTACCTGATCGATGCGCGCGCCAGCTGCGCCCTTCCCGTGCTGCGGAAGGATTTCATGGTCGATCCGTGGCAGGTGGCCGAAAGCCGCGCCATTGGTGCAGACGCCATCCTCATCATCGTCGCCGCGCTGGAGGATACGCTGATGCAGGAAATCGAGGCCGCAGCCGTGGAACGCGGCATGGACGTGCTGGTGGAAGTGCATGACGAGGCGGAGCTGGAGCGCGCCGCGACAGACCTCGCCTCGCGCCTGATCGGCGTCAACAATCGCGACCTGAGGACCTTCACAACGGATCTCGCCACGACCGAACGGCTCGCGCCGCTCGCGCCCGAAGGCACGCTGCTGGTGGGCGAAAGCGGCATCAATTCCCACGCCGATTGCGAGCGGCTGGCGCGCTGCGACGTGCGCACATTCCTCGTCGGCGAAAGCCTGATGCGTCAGGACGATGTCGAGGCAGCCACGCGGACGCTCCTGCACGGCTAG
- a CDS encoding DUF3597 domain-containing protein: protein MGIFSSIKDAIFGKDEPEATKTMGRAPKATTGFGAAQTKGAPISEVDVEARLDAMDGADKLNWRSSIVDLMKLVGLDPSYENRKQLATELGDNDYSGKAEENMALHSHVMDKLAENGGKVPQSLRS, encoded by the coding sequence ATGGGAATTTTCAGCTCGATCAAGGATGCAATCTTCGGCAAGGACGAGCCGGAGGCGACCAAGACCATGGGCCGCGCGCCCAAGGCGACGACCGGCTTCGGCGCGGCACAGACAAAGGGCGCTCCCATCAGCGAAGTGGACGTCGAAGCGCGGCTCGACGCGATGGATGGCGCAGACAAGCTCAACTGGCGCAGTTCCATCGTCGACCTGATGAAGCTGGTCGGCCTCGATCCCAGCTACGAGAACCGCAAGCAGCTCGCCACCGAACTGGGCGACAACGATTATTCCGGCAAGGCGGAAGAGAACATGGCGCTGCATAGCCACGTGATGGACAAGCTGGCCGAGAATGGCGGCAAGGTGCCGCAGAGCCTGCGCAGCTGA
- the moaC gene encoding cyclic pyranopterin monophosphate synthase MoaC: MSGLTHLGDDGAARMVDVGGKAETQRSATATGRITMQPATLAAVRDGNGPKGDVLGTARIAGIMAAKRTGELIPLCHPLALDSVNVDFAFTESAIEVTATASLTGRTGVEMEALTAASVALLTLYDMAKALEKGMVIEQVRLVAKTGGKSGDWHAA, translated from the coding sequence ATGAGCGGCCTCACCCATCTGGGCGATGACGGCGCTGCGCGCATGGTCGATGTGGGCGGCAAGGCGGAAACGCAGCGGAGCGCGACTGCCACCGGCCGGATCACGATGCAGCCTGCCACGCTCGCCGCAGTGCGCGATGGCAATGGGCCTAAGGGTGACGTGCTGGGAACGGCGCGTATCGCGGGTATCATGGCCGCGAAGCGCACGGGCGAGCTGATCCCGCTCTGCCACCCGCTCGCGCTTGACAGCGTGAACGTGGACTTCGCCTTCACCGAAAGCGCGATAGAGGTGACGGCCACCGCCTCGCTGACTGGCCGCACGGGCGTGGAGATGGAAGCGCTTACCGCTGCCAGTGTCGCGCTGCTCACTCTCTACGACATGGCAAAGGCGCTGGAGAAGGGGATGGTGATCGAACAGGTCCGCCTCGTCGCCAAGACAGGCGGCAAGAGCGGCGACTGGCACGCCGCGTGA
- a CDS encoding molybdopterin molybdotransferase MoeA, whose translation MSLLPLDEAQRRLLEGTHRLPTEDVPLDAAHGRYLANDVVAKRNQPAADLSAMDGYAMLAGDDGGPWTVIGESAAGHPFGGSLARGQCVRISTGALLPTGASAILIQENAGRKGDVVTLAGGDGPSADLVRRRAFDFAQGDTVLVAGSRVDAPQLALARMAGHRSLAVGKRPALAVIDCGDELSDAASLPDHRIPATNGSMVQTMCAPLARDARRIGPVADSMDALLGALAETADADVIVTSGGASVGDHDLVRPALERWGAELGFWRVAIKPGKPLLIARRGATTLVGLPGNPASAYVTAFLFVLPLLRHLAGASDAFPRAVQLSLGEPLPETGVRAELFRARLHNGYAVPIAQRDSSALQALAAADLLIHRPVGAEAAAAGELVSAYLIQNGGIA comes from the coding sequence GTGAGCCTGCTTCCGCTTGATGAAGCGCAGCGAAGGCTGCTGGAGGGAACCCACCGGCTTCCGACCGAGGATGTGCCGCTCGATGCCGCGCATGGCCGCTACCTCGCAAACGATGTCGTGGCTAAGCGCAACCAGCCCGCGGCGGACCTCTCGGCCATGGATGGCTATGCGATGCTGGCCGGGGACGATGGCGGACCGTGGACCGTGATCGGCGAAAGCGCGGCCGGGCACCCCTTCGGTGGGTCGCTCGCCCGCGGCCAATGCGTCCGCATCTCGACGGGTGCGCTGCTGCCCACGGGCGCAAGCGCCATCCTGATTCAGGAGAACGCCGGGCGGAAAGGCGATGTGGTCACACTGGCCGGCGGGGATGGCCCGTCGGCAGATCTCGTCCGCCGCAGGGCATTCGACTTCGCGCAAGGCGACACGGTGCTCGTCGCCGGATCGCGGGTGGATGCGCCGCAGTTGGCTTTGGCGCGGATGGCGGGACACCGCAGCCTCGCCGTCGGCAAGCGCCCGGCCCTCGCCGTGATCGACTGCGGTGACGAACTGAGCGATGCCGCGTCGCTACCCGACCACCGCATACCGGCCACGAACGGCTCGATGGTGCAGACCATGTGCGCTCCCCTCGCCCGAGACGCTCGCCGGATCGGCCCGGTGGCGGACAGCATGGACGCCCTGCTCGGCGCATTGGCTGAAACGGCTGATGCAGATGTGATCGTGACAAGCGGCGGCGCCTCGGTCGGCGACCATGACCTGGTGCGTCCGGCGCTCGAACGCTGGGGCGCCGAGCTGGGTTTCTGGCGGGTAGCCATCAAACCCGGCAAACCGCTGCTGATTGCGCGCAGGGGCGCGACGACGCTGGTCGGCCTGCCCGGCAACCCGGCATCCGCTTATGTGACCGCCTTCCTCTTCGTACTGCCCCTGCTGCGGCACCTCGCCGGCGCGAGTGATGCATTCCCGCGCGCTGTACAGCTATCGCTCGGCGAACCGTTGCCGGAGACCGGAGTGCGTGCCGAGTTGTTCCGCGCACGATTGCACAATGGCTATGCCGTGCCCATCGCCCAGCGCGACAGCAGCGCGTTGCAGGCTCTTGCTGCTGCCGACCTGCTGATCCATCGCCCTGTCGGAGCCGAAGCTGCCGCCGCGGGCGAGCTGGTATCGGCTTATCTGATCCAAAATGGCGGTATCGCTTGA